AAAGCCCGGCGGTGATCGTATGCGCGCCCACCTGGTAGGTCAGCTTGCTGACGTTGCCGCCGCGGAACTGGTCGCCGGTGAAATTGCCCAGTACCGTCGCGATGCCGTCCGCATCGGCGCCCGGCAGCGCGACCGGCCCCAGCGCCTCGGTGCCGAGAGTGTTGCCGTCTTCGCTCAATTGCGTGCCGTAGGGCGAATTGCCGTAGCCGAACTGGAGATAGCTGGTGCTGTCCAGCGCCAGCCGGTCGGAGAGAGTCAGGTGGACCGGCGCCGACACGTAGATGTTGCGGAACGGGCTGCGCGACAGGCGCCAGTAATTGGTGTCGCCATCGGTGTAATGCCTGTCGAGGTTGAAACCGCGCCCGTACGCCCGCCAGTCGGCGAGCGTCGGACTGGGATAGAGCGAGTTGTTCGCGTCGTTGAACGAGACGGAGACGCTGGCGCGATTGCCGTCGCCCCATTCATTCAGCAGCTTGGCATCGACGTGGCTGCGCGTGTCGAAGCCGGCCCCGCGCCAATTGTCCGCACGGCTGTACGAGTAGGAGACGAAGGCCTTCAGCCCCGTCGCGCCGATCGTGCCGGTGTCGATCCGCACGAAGGCGCGGCGCTGGTCGTAGGAACCGGCCGAGAGATCGACCAGCCCGCCGAACTTCGATTTGGGATCGTCGAGCGAAAGCGACAGCAGCCCGCCCGCTCCGCCCACCGTCGGGGAATCGATATCCACCGCACCCTGCGCCAGCGTCACCTGCCGCACATTCTCGGCATCGGCGAACTGCGAGGGGTAGGCGTAATAATAGCCGATGTCGTTCTGCGGCGCGCCTTCCATCAGCACGCCGATCTCGTCCTGCCCCAGCCCGCGCAGCGTGAGGCTCGAGCTGACCGACAGGCCGTAGGGATCGGTGGAGGACACATTGGCGCCGGGCAGCAGATTGACCAGCTGGAAGGCGTTGAGCGTCGGTGCCTGCTTGCTGATGAAATCGGTCGAGATGGCGCTCACCGCCTTGGCAGCGTGCTGGTCAGGCAAGAGGCCTTCCGGATCGGGATGGCCCACGACGCGGATGTCGGCCGGCGCCTCGTCGGCCACCGTCGCCGCCATCGCCGGCACGGCCGCGAGCAGTACGGGGAACGCCATCGTGGCACGGCGTGCCGACGTCATGGAAATACGGGAAAACCTCACACTCATCGTCGTACAGCCACTCCAGCGGAGGGCTTGACGGAATGTCCGCTCAACCCTCCCTACGCCGGTATCAACCGGATCAGGTTCAGCGGGTCGTGGGCTGCGGCCCACCTCTCAGCCGCGCGTCAGCGGCCCCCCGGGGATGCGGCTCCATAAGCGATAAGATGGGGCGTGGGAAGACGTTCGCCGATCGGATCAGGATGGGCTCCGCCGTCCATCTATACTTGATTCCCGGCAGCGGAATGCCGCTGATCCGCCCGATGCTGCAGCGATACCGAGATCGCGGCGATGGAACGGCGATGCAGGCGGCGATGGCGGACGGGGAACCGCCCGTCCGCCACGCCGACTTCGGGGATCGTCAGGCGTAGGCCTGGGTCACGTACTTGGCGACCAGATAAGGCTCGAGCGCGTCGGCGCCGCCCTCGGTGCCATAACCCGAATCCTTGACGCCGCCGAACGGCACCTCCGGCAGCGCGAGGCCGAGATGGTTGATCGTGATCATGCCAGTCTCGACCTGATCGCCCAAAGCCTGGATCGTCTTGGCCGACCGCGTAAAGGCATAGGCCGCGAGGCCGTAGGGGAGGCGATTGGCTTCGGCGATTGCCTCCTCCTCGGTCGAGAAGCGGTTGATGATCGCGACCGGGCCGAACGGTTCCTCGTTCATGATCCGCGCCTCAGTCGGGACGTTGGTCAGCACCGTCGGCTCGAAGAAGTTGCCGCGATTGCCGATGCGGTTGCCGCCGGTCAGCAGCTTGCCGCCGCGCTCCACCGCATCGTGGATCAGCGCCTCGACCGCCGGGATGCGCCGATCATTGGCAAGCGGACCCATCTGCGTGCCCTGCTCGGCGCCGTCACCCACCTTCACCTTGGCGATCGTCTCTACGAAGGTCTCGACGAACGGCTCGAACGCATCGTTCTGGATCAGGAAGCGGGTGGGCGAGACGCAGACCTGCCCGGCGTTGCGCGTCTTGAACATCGCCATCGTCTTCGCGGTGGCGGCGATGTCGGCATCCTCGAAGACCATCACCGGGGCGTGACCGCCCAGCTCCATCGTCGCGCGCTTCATGTGCTGGCCGGCGAGCGCGGCGAGCTGCTTGCCGACCGGGGTGGAGCCGGTGAAGCTCATCTTGCGGATCACCGGGTGGGCGATGAGGTAGGACGAAATCTCCGCCGGCACGCCGTAGACGAGCTGCACGACCCCCGCCGGCACGCCGGCATCGTGGAAGGCGCGGATCAGCTCCGCGCAGGATGCCGGCGTCTCCTCCGGCCCCTTGACGATGATCGAGCAGCCCGCCGCGAGCGCGGCCGAAACCTTGCGCACCGCCTGGTTGATCGGGAAGTTCCACGGCGTGAAGGCGGCGACCGGGCCGACCGGCTCCTTCACCACCAGCTGGTGCACGCCCGGCGCGCGGGCCGGGATGATGCGACCGTAGGCGCGACGGCCCTCCTCGGCGAACCATTCGATGATGTCGGCGGATGCCATCGCCTCGCCCTTGGCCTCGGCGAGCGGCTTGCCCTGCTCGGCGGTCATCAGCGGGGCGATCGCATCGGCGCGTTCGCGCATCAGATCGGCCGCCCTGCGCATGATCCTGGCGCGTTCGAACGGCGAGGTGGCGCGCCATTTCGCGAAGCCCTTTTGAGTCGCCTCCAGCGCGCGATCGAGATCGGCGGTGCCCGCCTTGGCGAGATTGCCAATCTTCTCGCCCGTCGCCGGATTGATCACATCGATCGTGGCGCCGTCGGCCGCCGGCCCCCAGGCGCCATCGATGAAGAGCTGGGTGTCGGTGGTGGTGGTCATGGCGGGTTTCTCCGGGTCGGGCGCGGCGGATGCCGGGCCGGGGCGGCACCGAGATAGGGTCATCCGTGTCGGCGGCAACCCCAGGGGGCGGCGGTAGATGCCGGGTGCCCGGATCGCCCGCGCCACAACCATTGCGTTCAGCGCAACGATCTCGCCGAAGCGGCTCGTGATTTCCGTCG
The nucleotide sequence above comes from Sphingomonas oryzagri. Encoded proteins:
- a CDS encoding NAD-dependent succinate-semialdehyde dehydrogenase, translating into MTTTTDTQLFIDGAWGPAADGATIDVINPATGEKIGNLAKAGTADLDRALEATQKGFAKWRATSPFERARIMRRAADLMRERADAIAPLMTAEQGKPLAEAKGEAMASADIIEWFAEEGRRAYGRIIPARAPGVHQLVVKEPVGPVAAFTPWNFPINQAVRKVSAALAAGCSIIVKGPEETPASCAELIRAFHDAGVPAGVVQLVYGVPAEISSYLIAHPVIRKMSFTGSTPVGKQLAALAGQHMKRATMELGGHAPVMVFEDADIAATAKTMAMFKTRNAGQVCVSPTRFLIQNDAFEPFVETFVETIAKVKVGDGAEQGTQMGPLANDRRIPAVEALIHDAVERGGKLLTGGNRIGNRGNFFEPTVLTNVPTEARIMNEEPFGPVAIINRFSTEEEAIAEANRLPYGLAAYAFTRSAKTIQALGDQVETGMITINHLGLALPEVPFGGVKDSGYGTEGGADALEPYLVAKYVTQAYA
- a CDS encoding TonB-dependent receptor, with the translated sequence MTSARRATMAFPVLLAAVPAMAATVADEAPADIRVVGHPDPEGLLPDQHAAKAVSAISTDFISKQAPTLNAFQLVNLLPGANVSSTDPYGLSVSSSLTLRGLGQDEIGVLMEGAPQNDIGYYYAYPSQFADAENVRQVTLAQGAVDIDSPTVGGAGGLLSLSLDDPKSKFGGLVDLSAGSYDQRRAFVRIDTGTIGATGLKAFVSYSYSRADNWRGAGFDTRSHVDAKLLNEWGDGNRASVSVSFNDANNSLYPSPTLADWRAYGRGFNLDRHYTDGDTNYWRLSRSPFRNIYVSAPVHLTLSDRLALDSTSYLQFGYGNSPYGTQLSEDGNTLGTEALGPVALPGADADGIATVLGNFTGDQFRGGNVSKLTYQVGAHTITAGLWFDYGTDRVLQTYTAVRDDGHPVDPWGYQDHAIRTADGRLLAYENERTITVTKGFFLADSIAVTPRLTVDVGFKGVDVLHNGRNYLPGPQSKVRFDSFAALPRAAVRYQLDDRQQLFANVTTNFRAPDEYTLYNVYDGGAVSSTGTTDLKNEYSVSEELGYRYIGPNLSASLTGFHYHFRNRQLATVIDQGGALMNSTINAGSQTSYGVDGEIDWRPARGMSLYVSGEYLHARIDGDLPVGDDYLPTKGKHAVSAPTWQFGVGGTYDDGRLFGSTALKYVGRQYATFTNDESIKGYATLDLSIGVHLAGLIDAQRTDLRLNAINVTNPHVLSGVEAISTNAQDTTGRNGTVIAGSAPAYYIGSGRALMVTLSRAF